DNA sequence from the Miscanthus floridulus cultivar M001 unplaced genomic scaffold, ASM1932011v1 os_2701_1, whole genome shotgun sequence genome:
GATTTTTTGTGATAACACTCAACTACCTACTTAGACCTACACCAAGACCTAACCAAGGGCATGTGTACTTGGATGGATCGCTCAGCCAGCAGCTATTTAAACCCTAGTACGCAAACAAACCTTAGAGCAGCAAACCAACACACACAAACGGCAAGAAAGATATACACCGCGAGTGACCGAGAGATACCAAGAATGGCAGCTCCttctcaagccatagctcccacCGATGACGAGCTGCTGCAGGCGCAAGCCGACCTATGGCGCCACAGCCTCTACTACCTCACGTCCATGGCGCTCAAGTGCGCCGTCGAGCTCCACATCCCAACTGCCATACATGACCTTGGAGGCTCGACCACGCTGCCGGACCTGGTGACCGCGTTGTCCCTCCCCAAGACCAAGCTTCCATTCCTCGGTCGCATCATGCGGCTGCTGGTCACGTCGGGGATCTTCGCTTCTGACGGCAGCAATGGAGATGGAGCGGAGGCCGTGTACCGCCTCAACCCACTCTCCTGGCTCCTGGTAGAAGGTGTGGAATCGGAGGACCACACCTACCAGAAGTACTTCGTGCTCGCAACCGTCTCCCGGCACTATGTTGAGGCCGGCTTGTCTCTGGCCGACTGGTTCAAGAAGGATCTGCCCGAGCCGCTGCAGTCGCCGTTCGAGGATTTACATGGTGTGCCCCTCGTCCATGAGAGCACAAAACTTCTCGACGAAGAGCTTGACAGGATCGTGGAAGAAGGTGTCGCTGCACACGACAACCTGGCGATCGGGACGATAATACGGGAGTGCAGTGATGTTTTCAGTGGCCTTCACTCACTGACCTATTGCTGTGGTAGACAGGGAAACACCAGCGCGAAGGCGATCATCAAGGCGTTCCCTGACATCAAATGCACCGTGCTGAACCTTCCAAGGGTTGTTGAGACGACGACGACACCTGCAGCACCAGCTGATGATGCTGTTAGCAATGTCACGGGTGATTTGTTCCACACCATCCCGCCTGCTCAGGCTGTGATGCTCAAGGTATGAATTAAATTGGGAAACAAAAAATATCATAGAATTCTCTCTCACACGCATGCTTCACTACAGTTAAAAAATCTGAAGTAGAGTTTTGTTTGTGCCATACAGACTCATCTTTTGCATACGAATTGATAGCAGTTGTAAATACCCCGCTGTAGCCCTCCTATTGCTCCGCTACAGATTTTTTGGCATCGAATTTTTTACCACAACGATGTTGCCAATTATTCCACAATTACCGCTATTGACGCTTTAGCTTCTCTATAAACACCACTATTTTGCTTATCCACGAAATATTTTAGCACTGTTAATGGTAATCAAGGCAAATATTCATTCCTTACTCTAAAGAAGTATAATCTATTTCTATCCATCATGCTCTCTACTTAAGAACCATTAAATAATTATTATATCACTGGATACTGAGTGTTGAATGGATATGAATGTTGATAGTAACTGTGAGTATGTTGAGTGGTTTCATGAATATTAATTAATTGACATGGATACATGCTCTCCTAGAGCCTGTACATGTATTTGAGTatctattttcatgaaattttCTTTAGCTAAATGTTTGGATGCATAATTAGTTAAGAATTTTCATGTTTTCTCTAAAAATCACTAGATTAAATAGCCTCCGCTGTAACCTGCTATAGCTTTTTTATAGTTTACTAGCAAATGCGCCCGTACGTTGCAACGGAACCTGATACGTGCAGTGCGAGTTGTTCTAATTCGTATAAGCGCAGGTTATGGGTCCAGGCCACGTACGAGATACATAGGACGTGACCCAACGCGTATTGGAGTCGGatttcacaatcatcatcactataTGCCAGTTATTCTAACTCATATGAGTATGGATCATGCGCCCATGTCACATACGAAGCATGAAATGCGTGAGTGCAGTTTGTGATGTAGAAAAAGCGGGATGAAAGAAACTCTTCACTGTCCTAGTAGTTAGGGGACGTGTACGACAAAAATAGATGGAAACAAATTTTGCcgctttaatattaggtatagatagagGACACCGCTTTTTTTTTGTGAAACGAGGACACCGCTAAATGTTATAGCCCACTATTTACTTCATTGAAATTGACAGATTGAATTATTATGAATTGTTAAACTTGTGTATATGGCATTATGTTCTGTAGCTTGTACTGCACTTTTGGAGCGACGAGGATTGTGTGAAGATCCTAGAGCAAATCAGGAAGGCAATTGCTTCCAAAGAAGATGGAGGCAAGGTGATCATTATAGAAATACTTCTTGGGCCTTACATGGGCCCAATAATGTATGAAGCCCAACTCCTGATGGACATGCTCATGATGGTGAATACGAGAGGCAGGCAGCGTAGTGAAAATGACTGGCGCCAGATATTCACTAAAGCTGGTTTCTCTGACTATAAGATTGTTAAGAAAATAGGAGCTCGTGGTGTCATCGAAGTCTACCCGTAAGGCTGCACACCTCTAAATAAATATCGATCAATATGCTAATAAATGTGTGGTTCAGTATTTGCTGGAAGATGCACTACTACAGAtatcatttgtaggagcggctcaagatcatttgtaggggcggtttggccagccgctcctaccaaaccgtctctacaaatcatgtatttgtaggggcggttccc
Encoded proteins:
- the LOC136535341 gene encoding probable O-methyltransferase 2, encoding MAAPSQAIAPTDDELLQAQADLWRHSLYYLTSMALKCAVELHIPTAIHDLGGSTTLPDLVTALSLPKTKLPFLGRIMRLLVTSGIFASDGSNGDGAEAVYRLNPLSWLLVEGVESEDHTYQKYFVLATVSRHYVEAGLSLADWFKKDLPEPLQSPFEDLHGVPLVHESTKLLDEELDRIVEEGVAAHDNLAIGTIIRECSDVFSGLHSLTYCCGRQGNTSAKAIIKAFPDIKCTVLNLPRVVETTTTPAAPADDAVSNVTGDLFHTIPPAQAVMLKLVLHFWSDEDCVKILEQIRKAIASKEDGGKVIIIEILLGPYMGPIMYEAQLLMDMLMMVNTRGRQRSENDWRQIFTKAGFSDYKIVKKIGARGVIEVYP